TTGTGTTCAAAAGAACTTGGATTCAAAAATCCAGGTAAGCCGTTCAGGATGCAGTGATAAGACTGTATACAAACATAAAATTGCACAGTTCGTTTGTATTAGACACCattaatttatgtttaaaatgtgacttAATTAGGGACATCTGTAATTGAATATtgcctttttctttcctcatcAGGGGATAACAATGACGTGGCTTTTCCCCATTTTCTCTGAAAACTATGGTGGAGGACACACATATCCAAAGAGAAAGCCAAGGTCATTGTGTCCAAGGCATCTGCAGTTAGTTCATCAGATATGTGGACCCCTATCAACACTGATGCGTATCTAGCTGTGACATGCCATTTTATACACGCAAGCAGCTCTTTGCATTCTGTTTTCCCTGCAGCACATGCTGCTGAAATTtagcaaaaataaaagcagcacttGTGTCCGAATGGGGTATTACACACACTTTTAATTGCCTTGTGACTGATGTGCGTGGTACAAATTGTGTGGCGCAAAGTTTAAATTGACACAAAAAGGGTTCCTGACCATATAACTGTGTTGTCTGACATCTGGGCAAACTGTAGGAAGACAGTGGGCTATTTCAAGAGCACTTTCCACTGGAAACatcattttacttattttatttttatattctaAACGACACCATGTTGTTTAGGTTGCTGCTGCAATGACACTGGAAATAATCACTTTTTGTTCTAATTTTATAGAGGAGGCTGACACAAGTGCTGGAGCAAATGGACCAGCTAGCACTGAAGCTAATTCAAGAGGTGGATACATGCTAGAACAGCACATAGCATAATGCGCCGacgtgttcatgacctcagggaATGTGTAAAAGTAGCTTTGGCAGACTTACACACTGACATTGCCACACTCTCATCAGAACAGTATGAAATTATTGCAGGATGTCTAAGAGTGCCGTCCATATTTAATGATACCACAGGAGAAGAGAGGGTCATCATCAAAAGTCTTCAGAGGTTTTACAAGGTAAAGCAGGAGATGCAGGGAAGAGGCTCACTTCTGAATGTACTGCTGTTATAAGAAACAGCGTccttcctcctcatcatcatcacaacCCCATATATCAGAAGCCTTTCAGCCTGTGACTCAATGTATATGGATACATTCTAATTATCTTTTTGTATTTAGTCACTTGCAGCCTGTTTGCTTTGGTAGCAAACATCATTTGGACCCCACAGTACTGCAGATGAGGAACAGTACTGTGGAAAAgatgttatttttgtttacaaATTAATACAATGCTGTCCCTATTTTACATGTAACATGTCCTTAATAATAAAAGCACATTCACATCACAACTCTCTCCCTAGTTTGTTTCCACCATATTCATAAGTTCAGAATTCATGTATTGGCATCACAAACATTCATTTCATTAATTCAAAGCTCCCTCCTGGACTCATTCGTCCCTCAAATTTTTACAGGTGCACTTTCTCTCAGGTCAGTAGCGATAGTTTCATTAAACTCCCTCTACTTGCTGATTACAAGTCCTTATATTAAGGCTATGAATATTATTATACTGAGGCGATGATTGTTATTCGCTCActgataaattaaaaaactgGTGAAAAAGTATATTGAAATGCACAGAAGAAATCAACAGCAGGCTGGTTACAGTGTATCTACATGCTTCATTTAACACAGAATCATAAATCCCCCATCTGTTTGCCCGGTAACCAAATACCGGTCGATCCAGGTGGTGTCCTGTGATGCTCCTCAGATGGGTCAGTGCCAGATGTTCATAGGCCTGCATGACTACAAATGTCAGTGATGCAAGCCTGTAGTTATTTAATGCTATGATGGAGTGTTTTTTGGGGACTGGAATTTAGATGGACCTTTGAAAGCATGATGGCGTTTGACAGGGTTGAAAAATGTAGATAGAAGCCAGCAGGTCAACACAGATGTGGAGGGGTGaggtctgtggctctgctgcagaggaggggggGTGACAGGGAGGCTGGCAGGGCAGCTGGGAACTATTTGCTAATCATGCTCTCCCTATTTCAGTAGGGACGCGACAGCTGGAACACTGTCATGAGCAAGAGCAGGAGTTTTTGTGGTGTAATcacactgaaaaataaatcatCACTTCCCTGCAAAcacaggctgtgtgtgtgtgtgtgtgtgtgtgtgttgtactggGTCTGTAACACCCTTTTGTTACAACAtactttaaaatgaaatggCAAAACTCTCTCTGGGCATAAAGTGTAGCTACATGTCAGGTCAATGCAGCCTGAAATGACTTAAATGGCGTGGAAGGTTGCGGTGTGGGGTTACAGGAGTTTGTGGTTATGTCGTAAGTGAGGACATACGTTTCCTGTAGAAGTCTAAATCAAGTCTAACAGAGGCGTATTCTGACCTGAGGTGGGGTAGTGTGTGGATAAGGGCAGGAATGTGTCCCTTTTAAAAGTGCATTAGAACATGTTCTAAAGTTCTTGGCTGGAGGGGGATGGTTTCCTGTAGTCCTGCAGGCTTTTCCACACTGATGCAGGGTCATTACTCAAGAAACCTGCTGTCAGCTTTCAACACAGTGTCTTTTGGCAACTTAAATCTCCTTTCAATTCCCCAGTTTGTTGTCATCTTGGTGCTTATTTTTTCCAAATGAAATTatcatgtctttttttctgtttctctgagaATTTGGGGGAATGGAGATGAGGAGTAGTCAGTGAAGAGCAGCAATGAAATAGTTTTCTTACCAGTGTTTCATATCTTTAGGCAGCTAGATGGAGTTTAATTCACATGTTGTATGAAACATCACacagaaaatctaaaaaaaaattaattcagggttgttgtttttaagtttgTTTGCCTAACGATTTTGAATTTgctatttttattaaatagagaaaatctgattaaaaacatattttaagaaaaattggATGAAATTATGATTCTCTACATTTCAAATGGTTATATTTTTCTCTCTTAACACTTTTTATAATTTCTTAAAATTTTTACTTGAATTATTTGAGTGAagtaaattaattattttattatttcacttAGGTTTACAGCAACTTCTTTTCTATTGGCATACATGGTCTTCCACACTTATCATCATGCCTGTTTCACAGGAAATACCTGCTTACTACTAAAAAATCTAAGACATGGGCAGAGATTTTATCATATAGTTGTCTTTATTTATAGCTGATAAACCCCTGTCTATCACTTTTACTCAACTGTTAAATAACTGTATCCTTAACTCACTGTAACTGTCAGTAATAACGCCGAATCAGGCATTTTTATGGTTTGCTTTGCACGGTTTCAAAGAGAAAATATtgatggaaaaacacaaaaagctcaAACCAGTCTACCTATAATCATCCATGTCACCTCTCCACTGTCCACTGAGACAAAAcccaacaaaatacaaaaataaaaagaagacttAGTGAAGGAATTAGTCAAGCTGCATAATCAGATCAGCTAAATGttgttaaaaatgaatttagtgTGAAAATGTGTGCTGTCCATGTTCTTAAGACAGGAGATTTCGATCACACCCAGAGAGatcaagagagaaagaaaactaacCATTGTAGCCCTGGTAGTCCAAACATTCATGAAGTATTTCCACATAcacgttttttctttttacacaacATAAACACATCAGCGAgacaaactggaaaaataagAACATATTCATCAGCTTTTCCACTCTGCAGCCCAACATTCCCCACTACTCCTGAAAGAGTCCTAAATTTGGTGTCCTTCGTGTCTAAATGCTGTTTCAGAATTGCTCACAGTCAGTTCAGTAGTTGTTCATCTTTGTTCAAAGGCAGATTCTGGTATCCGTCTACGGTTGTGTACGTTTCGAGAAAACCTGTTGCAGCAAGTATGTCAAGATCATCCACGCAATCACAAAGTAGAAGAGGAACACCGGGTACACCACCAGTGCCTTGCGGTTGGGAGGCTGGCTGTCGGCGAGGAAGGCTGTGGACGCGAAAGTCGACCAGCCGAAGGACGCCACTACCACCGCCAGCTGCACTGCGAATGTGATCACCCCCTCGGAGCTGAAGAGCAGGACAATCCTACACACAACCATGGCCACTGTAAGAGGCATGATGCAATATCCCAACACGCACAGGCTCTGGAAGATAGAGATGGTGCCACCCAGCAGCTTGGTGTTGAGGGTGATGATCATGGAGCCAAACCACACGATGACAAAGACCTGGGAAgaacaatatatttttgttagCAGGGAGTCAGCAGAGGCATTTacttaaaatacagaaaaactgcacatttaatccctgaggTATCTCAATATAAAGATAAAGTAGTGCAATTTGAACAGTGCGTCTCAGCTGTTCTACATAGTAAAGAAATGGTGCTGAGGGTAAATGAACGCAACAACTCTTTGGGcctaaattgtaagaaataaacgtttaaaattacagaaataaaTTCTGGAGCTCAATGCCCAGACTTTCCTGTAATTATAAAGTAGAATTCTTTTGCTAATTCAAGGAGAACATAAGTCTAAAACTTATGctctccttcacattttccaaagacGTCCAGTGGGctggattggagtctttgctgggCCAATTTTGGACCCCGAGCCTTATGTTTGACTCCCCTGCTCTAAGCTATTGCACTTTTGACACAATCTTACACATAATAGGAAAAACACCGCCACTTTTCGCCTTTTATATGCGTTCTCTCTTCATTTTAGTCCCTGACACAGGGACACTGTGATTCACCTCCTCTCAGACTCTCTCGCTTGTGTGCAGAGGGCTCGATCTGTAATTCTGTCATGAATAATGTAAGATTTACATTTAGCTAATAATACTTTTAAGAATTTTCATACAACACTGTGTATGTTACTGTTCGACATTAGTAGTAATGAGCAGAATTCACTAATAACTTTATAAATGTGGCTGAAACGGCTCATTAATTCATGGAGGGATACGCAGCAAAGTTTGAACTGTTGGATCCAGAGATGATGAACCCTCTAACCTCAGCGAACTGCGGTCCTCCCTGGTCCTCGTGGTCGGCCGCACCGCCCTGCAGCAGCAGAGCCAGCGTCACGCAAAGCAGCAGCGGGCCCCACAGGTCCCAGTCCCGCAGCAGAGCCGAGTTCCGCTTCGGGTAGAGGACGTGGATGAACTTGTTCCCCACCGCCCGCAGGTCCCTCATGATGGTGTCCTTAACCGGTTCGTCCAGAGTGGAGAATTCATCATCTCTTCTGGAGGGGCCGACGGGCACCGAGATGTCCCCTTCCACCGGAATGTCCTCCGAGATGGAAACGTCTGACAGCCCGGCGAACGATCTGCTGGCCTCCTCCGATGCCGCCATCTTACCTCGCTGAGAAGCTTTGTGAAAACGTCGTCAGAGCTTCTGGGAGATTAGTCAGAAAACTTCATTTAacttctttaaaagaaaaaaacagacagagcaGCAGTTACTGGTGAGTTTAAATCCTGTTCTGTGACTTAGTCTGACGGCGTATGCTCCACGTCAGCTGAGGATTGTTTACTTCCGGCAGACGCTGGATATCCGTGTGGTACGTTCAGGTTCACCTGCGTCAGTTCCACCACCTGTCgttaaacaaaaaactgtgttCTGAAAGAATTCGAGAGTGAGGAAATTACATTTATACGAAAATAGATATATTTACTTCCCATTCATCCTAAAGTAAAAGAAGTAAAGTCCAAAGTCATAAATGAGATGTACTGAATAAATGAATTcctaaaatgaaaatgtaatctAGATGGGAACACGTGTATAATCTGTGAAAATGATATTGAAAGTCAGGATCACTTGATTTTTCCATTGTGAGTCGGGGCAAGCTGGAATGACACGTGTAGCTGGCTACAGTCCAGAGGGATTCGGTTACCACATTTAGCAGTCACTGTAATTAAATTTATGGATATGTATTGCAAATCTAAATTTGGAGTCTGTTATCAGTACTGTGTTGTTATTAGGGagatattttattcataaatgtGGATATTTTAAAGCTAAACCATGTAACAAATGACTGAACAAATATAAACTCCCGATTAAGAGTCAAAAACTTGCAAATAACACGGTTTGCTGTATTCAGTAATAGTTTCTCTATTCAATaacttaaattaaattttaagaTGACCCCACCTTTTCCAGATACAGTGTAGGATTTgtcattttttcacattttgtgtcTATTTTTCACGTTTCActttttgttattcttttttctttcctttttaatgCTATACTTTGTGTATATTAGTTTCTTGAATAACCATTGTTGGTGCCTTTTTGTCTGTAGCGAGGTTCATAAataaagttctttaaaaaaaatgtgacctCCATTTTTCAAGACGGTCAGTGGAGGTGTCGTCAGCCGTCGAGGACTGGTGACGTACTAAGTGGTCGACGGTTGTTGAATCTTGTGTTTATATTTCGGTCTCGCTAACCAAGAGACATTTTCTCGCTGCAGAAGCTTCAAAATAAacgtaaataaaaataaaagtctaTTATGTCCACGACGTAAGCTCTGTGGCGTTGTGTTTTCACGTTGACTCGTGTGTGGAGGCATCAGGACGATGGATTTCTGCGGGAAACAGGTGAAAGCAGACTGCGAGCAGCTCCTGAAACGCTTCCAGCGAACACAGTCCGTCCGCTTCGAGATTTTCGCCAGAATATGGAGAGAGATGAAGTTCTCACAGATTTTCTAGTAGGTTTTCTGCTCAAAACGTCCCTTTGTTTTCCACCACAGGGTTTGAGTCTTCTTACCCAAATTCTTTTGaggtttttgtgtgtcagaATGAGGAATCTTTTCTTTAACTTCATGTCACCCTTATCATCTTTATTATTAAAAGGCAAACATTTCACACAACAGTGTCCAATTTATAGACACACTTAATTTCCAGGAAAGCAAAGTACACAATAATTAAGGTGAAAGGGCCATTAACAAATAATCTCAATGGTGAAAACATGGataaacacacaggaaacaacagaataaattacatttaaaaaattaaactggAGATCATGTATCACACCAGCAGCAGCGCCACTGAGCTCTTAGACCCCTTACTGGTGAAATCCTTTCTCAGTGTTGTATGTTTCTCTCGCTGCAGTGGCACTGTGAATCACGAGAAGCGAAAATTCAGTCGTCTGATACTGGACGTGGCCTCTGTTTTCTTCCTGCCACCCTTCAGCTTCCAGATCCGAGTAGGAGGACTTTACCTCCTGTACAGCTTGTATCAGTGCCAGAATGCGTCACCCTCTGAGCAGGTCAGGACCGACAGCACATGTACTTTCTCTTTAAAGTGATCAGCAAACATGAAATAAAGCTCTTGCTGTGTCTCTGGCTGCAGATCCGTCTGGCACTGAAGGACTGGGCGGACGTGAAGACGTTTGAGAAAGACGCTACAGAGGCTCAGCACTTCGACGTGGTCTACATCCTCCAGCAGCTCATGTTCTGTAAAGCTTTCCACTTCACCGCCACACCCTCTCTGGTTAGTTTCCTgtctaaatattttaaatatattttaaggtggatctattttattttattttcagcttcCATGATATTGTGCCCACAGCAACCTCAGAATTCTGCTCTCGGCTGACAGGAATTGTAGTCCATCCAAGGTTAGAAACATTACATCACTAGTTAGAGTGATATATCTTCTTTTCTTCCCCCAGCTCACCTACAATAAGAAGAGGAAGGTGGAAAGGTCGCCAATGCATGAGGAGTTCATGGAGCGAGTGTCCCGTCCACAGGAGCTGGTTAACATCGAGCTGCTGGAAGTAAGTCGACCCTTCCTTCCCCCTACTACCCAAACCCCACCAAATGTAGCCACATAGCAGTCAAGCTACATCACATTTCAGGCTGCATTTCTCTGCAGAACCATCCTATTCTCTCTGTGACGTTAAAAATACTCAACACAAAGTGATTTTAGCTGCATAGGAGGGCAGGAAAGTGAACACGGGAATGACATGGAGCATCCTttcagatttcaaaataaaaatactgcaaGCAGACTAAACGCCTCACTTCTAAAGGCTTGTTTATTGGTGTGTGAAAAGGGGGTTGGACATCAACGACACAACATCGCAAACAGGTATCCCTGTTGTCTTGCAGGAAATGGACAACATTCACCAGCACTATGAAAATCTGAAGGCATCCACCCTCTCTCTGACATCAGCACAGCAAGATCCGTCCGTCAGCCTGATCCGTAAAAACCTCGTTCCTCAGCTTCGCAACACTGTGGTTGACTTCTACAATTGGCAGAAAAGGAAGGTCTGAAAACAGAGAACATATCTCCTGTTGTTACAGTTTATTTTACCATGTTATAGCTtcactttttgtgtttttttttgttccaccTCTGATGTGATGCTGTGTCATGTTTTGTCCTGACAGGACAGTGTGGATGAAGAAGAGGACAGCAGTGAGGGAACATCATCCCAGCAGGAGGTGAGATAGCCATTTCAGTGTCTTACCTCATGTCTCTTGCAGGTTTAGGTGATGAATCACAGGAAGTCAGAAAGCTGTTGGAGTTTTCCAAAGATGCTGTAACTTTGTCCAGAGACGCCTCTGTTGACCcgctgtctttgtgtgtgtgtgtgtgtcctcagtgcTCCAAAAGGGCAGGGCTCCTTGCTTCCATCAAATCGAAGGCGTACGGACAAGCAGCAGAGGTTTGTGTCAGTGGATACAGTCTTTactgatttttatatttattgtgacagtttattattttatatatgtttttttccctcaggcctCCAAGTCAAGGCGTCACCGCCAGGTGGAAGTGGATTTCACCAGTAACGAGGCCAGGTCCGCCCTCACGTTAGGTCGCTCCAGAATAACCAAGCCGTCGCTCAAAGCCAGAACCAGTGAGAATCTCCATATTTCAGGTAATCTTCCTGTAACCACTAAAGATAAACATTTCACACCCGTTCCTGCTTTATGTGCGATCCCAGGACCTGACCTTGACAAACAGGTTTGCATTAGATTTTCTAAATAAAACCCATCAGTAAGTTGTAGGAAATTATCAGCATGCTTTAAGATGgcatattttaataaataaataaaaacctatTATTGCTATCCCCCTTCTGTTCTTGTGGATGTAATTAAGTCCTCCGAGGCACCGGTAAAATTAAACAGTGACACTAAAGTGCTAAAAAACACGCAGAAACAGCCTGGATTTAATCTATAAAGCGCCTCAGTTAGACTAATCACTGCACATGTACACTATGCTTTATAATTTCAATCTGCTGattattaaaatgtttccaTCAGTGACAGAGAAATTCCAGAATTTTATTACATGGAAACTCTTTATGAATGAATCCTTTGTACTTCTCAGGTGACTTGTGGACGGAAGCAATGACGACCACTAAGATCAGTCGGCTTGCACAGCTCGAGTCTGCTCGTGATGGTAAGCGTGATTAGGCTCTTTTATATTTCATGTGTTTGCTCACTGGcctctgctgtgttttcatTGGTTGGCTTGTGCTCTTTATGTTCTTTTTCTTGCAGATAAACCGAAACAGTACAAAAAGTTCAAGTGGTCCTGAAGAAACTGCACAACACTGGAGCTGCTGTTCAGAGCATTCACTGAAGTCTGATATGTGCTTTGCTATTGTAATAAATCATGTTGGCATCTTTAccttttttattcatgtttttaaattattttttaatcagttcATTGGTGGTTAAATTACAGTTACAGTAAATTAATAGAAACATTGTTCATAGCAAAGCTTATCGCTATGTAGCTTTCTCTCTGAAGGATACACCATCTGCTGAAGCATTTTCATTCATGTGTTTATATATTTCAATATTTGATAAAATGTGATAGTTTtatataaaaacttttttttttttacagttacagttgtctgtctctttcttgTGTAACATTCCATGTGTTTGAAAATGTGGACATCTGGTTTTCAGTAGCCTGTCTTGCTATTTTGTTTCTTGTAATTCATTATCTTCTTTTTGcttgatttgttttttcctcGCAGTGCTTATAATTTTTGGGCAAATGCCAAGATGTTAGTCCTTGAATTCtttaaaactgataaaaacagcTGGAGGGAGGTTTGTAAATTCAATTTTAGCCTAAGCTAGTTGTTGCTATGTTAATAACTGGTTTACGTTTAGCAGCTTTAGAACTGTAAATTTACTATTTagcactttgttttctttctttttttttgttgacatttttagtaattaataaattatttattaattagtCCATTACTTAATCtatgacagatttttttaaaatgacttttataTGCTTGAACTATacattttgacaaaatgagAGCCCAGACCTCAGCATTAGGCAGCAAACATCCAAGAAAGCTGTGGTGGAAAGTCTGCAAGGAGGTCAGCTGTGGTCAAGCTTTTTAATTACTGCATGCAGGAGAGCAAAACAGACATCGACCATCACAGTTACACAGTCAGGAGAGCTCTGCCCTTGAGACGTCGCAGCTCCCTTTTCACACACAACTCTCTGTATCGTTTCAGTTACAATAGTTTCTTGTCCACCTGCGCTGTTGCTGGGCAGAGAGCGTTCACACTATGCTCCAGGAAGCACCCGGCACTTATAACATAGTTAAGCATAGCTAAGCAGGTCATATTGACACATGCATCCTTCACCTAAGAAATAAAAGGCTATGCAAAGTTCTACAGTGAATTTGTAACCACTTAATCTAAATGTGAGAATAAACTAGAATTTTGCCTTCACACGTTTTTAAAATGTCTCtgaagaagcctggagaactgttcctgaagaCTATTTAAGGAAATtccaagaaagcttgcctaaggaagttcaggctgtgttgaagattaaaaattgtaatattaaatattgactttcaaccttattagaactgtacaaactctgCATTTTGGTGTGTTTGTGCAAGACTTTTACATAGTACTGACTGTATGTGTGAAACAATATTGTTAACTCATTATAACTTACACCTATTtggccaaaaaaaagaaaaagaaaaaaataaccgggacatttttaatttgcagatcACAAAATATTGAGTtgtaaaccccccccccaaaaaaaaaaaaccgatAGACTATTTAAATTGTTCAAATGTCCCACAGTCAGTGAACGCCTCACCGCTCACCGCTGTGTGACTGCAGATCTGCGGGTCTGGAGGATGAGGAGCGGCGGGGATGCTTGCTGCCCCCTCTCCTCCGATGATACATCCGATTCTGCTCGTAGTCTGAAGGGAAACAGCCTCAGCCATGGCCTCTGACAGTAAGTATACCCACCTCCTCACCGTGTGACTGCATCTAATGTTTttagtttgctttttttctccctgtctgctgttttcaggcTCCCCTCCTGGTTTATTTTGACTGACTGGGAGCGCCAGTACATGAAGGCCAATTTATCAATTCCTTTGATTTGCTACAGATATTTTTCATATGGAGCGAGACTGTTGCTCTTAAAGAACCTTTTCCAGTCATCATTTAAGCgaatttaattaattatgtcAATCTTTCTGCTGGGGCTTACAGCAAATTTGTGATACTCCGGAGAGTTAATAGTTGCCTCATCATGGCCACTTCAAGGACGCCTGTTTTGCTCGCACAGTTGGGTATAATAGCTAATTGCACATGAAGAGCATATAATATGAGAGATATTGCAATATATATCTGTAAGGACCTTGATAAAATGTAGCGGGATGTGCTGGATGTTACACGGGGTTTCCCTTTCTTCTGCCAGTGGGTTTCCCAAAAGCAGAGCCTCCCTTTAGGCTGCTCTGTCAGTCAGGCGGCGCAGGTGGTGGGGACAATGATGGTTTGTCAGGTAGCGAGAGAAGTGGTTCAGAAACAGACACGGAGACGTCGTTTTGTTTCATAAATTAAAGCCAGAAACACGTGTCATATTTTactatatttcattttaatgtaaacTGTTGCATAAAAATAGTTTGCAAGTTCAAGTTGAACTGTCGAGTTACCCTGTGTCTTTCAAGCAGAGTATTAGAACTACAGAACTACAACATGgcatattcattcattcatttatttattcgttCAAACAGAGAGTAACTCAACAGCTGTACATATGATATCTATGAGAGGCGTGATCTTCAACGACTTTAAAACTGTAGCCCTTTGTATGTAGAAATATTTTGCTGTCactattgttaataataaaaattgaTTTTGAGGAAATAGATGTTGGTGAAATGCAACAAAATGCAAGCCATGTTAGGGTAAAAAAGCATAAAGGCTTATGTGCAGGTCGGTTAAGTCGGTATCATGACACTTCAGATGCAGCTccaaaaagctgattctgttcatctgggtGTAACGTTTTCACTGCGAGTTGGAGGTTGAAATATCCTGCAGCAGTAACGCCAAATGGCCATGTTAGGTGACAGGCAAAGTGTTCTTATTTTTGTTGTAGAATTTAGTTTActgataacattttatttaatatattttagtgTGCAGTCGATTTActtagacaaaacaaaaaaatcatggGAACTGATGCATGCAGGAAGACATTGCAAAGCATAAGTGTGCTTCCTCATGCTCAGGCCACATTTGCAATAGGTATTGTTAGCTCTggtatatttcatatttgtcagGAGGCTTGACTACTAAAAAGATCCTTCTGTCAAGATTTAGAGGACGCTTACTTTGACAGAAGGAGACCAGACAGTTGCTTAAATACATGCAAGTGTGGGCTGTGTGAAAGACCACAGGCAGGTTGTCATTTTAAGATTtagtgtcttttcttttttagcctGGTGATGCTGGTGTGAGTAGCCGTTGTATTAAAACCCATCCCAGGTGAGAGACCGACCAATAAATAGGCTTATTTCTGCTTAAATTGGAAGTTGTCCTACATGAGCTGCCAAAAAAACTTTCACATACAGTTTACTGTGTCAGCTGTGACTTTGAGAATGAAAAACATGTTACTGAAACTGAGAAACTCATCTGTAAGTCAAGAATTATTGGGAATCATAAAAAATCAATAGATGTGTGGAACAGCAGCCAGAGACTTTTTGATATGGCTTATACTGGATGTTTACATCTTAACCTGTCAGTGATGCTAAGACAAGATTCAGAACAGCATCAAAGCAATGCTCAGCATGCTCCGCAAAACAGTAGGAAGCAGTTAGCCATGCACGAGAGGCTGTTTCTGGTTATTGTGGCCTAGTTACAGACTGCTTCAATGTCTTATTCATGGCTCTCTCCTCCCCGCTGTGGAGGAGGGCTCTCAGTACTATCtaatgttgctgctgctgtgtccgtgtgtgtgtgtgtgattaacaGTATTAGGACATTTAAACTGCCTTGAAACccattttttccctcttttttttttaagaataaagGCCTAATGGTGGAGTTATAGTGCCCTACTAGAAAGCAGGCCCACATAGCCTCGCTGTTGCTTTGCCTTACAGGCTTATTGAAGTCACTAAAAAATTTTCGCAAGAGTAGATATTAGTAGAAAGTAAACTGAAGCTACAGCAGGTATCGGCCACAGTCAAAAGTGTCCACAAGGGGGCACAAGAGTTCTTTTTTGGCTGTCCGGCAAACAGAGAAAATTTGGGTCCACTATTCTCTctggtttaattttgtttggGGGGCTTTACCACCCTCTAATGGAAATATCTGACTTATGATGAGCTCAGTGTTCCTCTGTGTTCAGTAGTCAGTCTTTAGCTGTCTCTGCTGCTGAGCaggtagtgtgtgtgtggatgattTATTGGCGTTTGTTTGCTTGCTGCAGCTCGAATGGCTAA
This is a stretch of genomic DNA from Pelmatolapia mariae isolate MD_Pm_ZW linkage group LG16_19, Pm_UMD_F_2, whole genome shotgun sequence. It encodes these proteins:
- the snapc1b gene encoding snRNA-activating protein complex subunit 1b; its protein translation is MDFCGKQVKADCEQLLKRFQRTQSVRFEIFARIWREMKFSQIFYGTVNHEKRKFSRLILDVASVFFLPPFSFQIRVGGLYLLYSLYQCQNASPSEQIRLALKDWADVKTFEKDATEAQHFDVVYILQQLMFCKAFHFTATPSLLTYNKKRKVERSPMHEEFMERVSRPQELVNIELLEEMDNIHQHYENLKASTLSLTSAQQDPSVSLIRKNLVPQLRNTVVDFYNWQKRKDSVDEEEDSSEGTSSQQECSKRAGLLASIKSKAYGQAAEASKSRRHRQVEVDFTSNEARSALTLGRSRITKPSLKARTSENLHISGDLWTEAMTTTKISRLAQLESARDDKPKQYKKFKWS
- the yipf6 gene encoding protein YIPF6, yielding MAASEEASRSFAGLSDVSISEDIPVEGDISVPVGPSRRDDEFSTLDEPVKDTIMRDLRAVGNKFIHVLYPKRNSALLRDWDLWGPLLLCVTLALLLQGGAADHEDQGGPQFAEVFVIVWFGSMIITLNTKLLGGTISIFQSLCVLGYCIMPLTVAMVVCRIVLLFSSEGVITFAVQLAVVVASFGWSTFASTAFLADSQPPNRKALVVYPVFLFYFVIAWMILTYLLQQVFSKRTQP